The proteins below are encoded in one region of Deinococcus cellulosilyticus NBRC 106333 = KACC 11606:
- a CDS encoding HU family DNA-binding protein, translating into MEKIAKTQLIDAVAQKASLTKKESAEAITVLLEEVVSALKAGKTVGLPSLGTLSITETKERTGVKPGTTEKITIAAGKKIRFKAASNLLPE; encoded by the coding sequence ATGGAAAAAATTGCCAAGACCCAGTTGATTGACGCCGTTGCCCAGAAGGCTTCGCTCACTAAAAAGGAATCTGCGGAAGCCATCACCGTTCTGCTCGAAGAAGTGGTCTCTGCCCTGAAGGCAGGCAAAACCGTGGGCCTGCCCAGTCTGGGGACCCTCAGCATCACCGAGACCAAGGAGCGCACAGGCGTGAAACCCGGAACCACCGAGAAGATCACCATTGCTGCAGGCAAGAAGATTCGCTTTAAGGCGGCCAGCAACTTGCTGCCTGAGTGA
- a CDS encoding S1 family peptidase has translation MTLQSLFASLAPSIVRITTKSGATGTGFMIGAYLVTNNHNLKAARHNASIMHRLETYDAQNQSLQQWSCSGQELLDQFEVGSPENDHDYAVIKLERTPFTPGPLPLASVDVRVGDDVFFPGFHFEHPRLVLHTGHISSIYPSGVATVLQLDASVNHGVSGAPLVHLASGSIVGIVSRKGTGLTEKIEELQKFIDFNIRSFPGILETRTQNHMQGMPQHDPHNEPSNFTLMELAGLYTKMSDLLQELRRSANVGIGYALCIKALKDEPLWD, from the coding sequence ATGACGTTACAGAGCCTTTTTGCAAGCCTTGCCCCTTCCATCGTGCGCATCACCACCAAATCGGGGGCCACGGGCACGGGTTTCATGATCGGTGCTTACCTCGTCACCAACAACCACAACCTGAAAGCAGCCCGCCATAACGCCAGCATCATGCACCGCCTGGAAACCTACGATGCCCAGAATCAATCTCTCCAGCAGTGGTCTTGCAGCGGTCAAGAATTGCTGGATCAATTTGAAGTCGGATCGCCAGAAAATGACCATGACTATGCTGTGATTAAACTTGAGCGAACCCCATTCACACCAGGCCCCCTACCGTTGGCGAGCGTTGATGTGCGGGTGGGTGACGATGTGTTTTTCCCTGGGTTTCACTTTGAGCATCCCAGGTTGGTGCTGCACACCGGACACATCTCCAGCATCTATCCGTCTGGTGTGGCCACCGTTTTGCAGCTTGATGCTTCGGTGAACCATGGTGTCTCCGGCGCCCCACTGGTTCACCTGGCTTCCGGCAGCATTGTGGGCATCGTCAGCCGCAAAGGCACGGGGCTCACTGAAAAGATAGAAGAGTTGCAAAAGTTCATTGATTTCAACATCAGGTCCTTCCCAGGCATCCTGGAGACCCGTACACAAAACCATATGCAGGGCATGCCACAACATGATCCTCATAACGAGCCCAGCAATTTCACCTTGATGGAATTGGCAGGGTTGTACACCAAAATGTCAGACCTTCTCCAGGAACTCAGGCGGTCTGCCAATGTGGGCATTGGTTACGCCCTTTGCATCAAAGCACTTAAAGATGAACCCCTCTGGGATTGA
- a CDS encoding replication initiator protein A: MRKQTPESYERKDERNLARLGIISIQARVEPSTDTVRFVSNFEIDGRPYKVECLAPEGRPHGIDTDVILAIQTLYVRQGCPEDGWVHTTAYELRDLTGLPDNGENYNRVRSSLNRLWSTGFKVSEGITETSGRKWNVTTLRYIDDLRYRESDDAFGTSQTLDKKHNLRIKLGLQLAESIRSRYTNVLDGRILVQLEQPPARALYRLLEAHRGTSTAGKRLMQLTVSLRDWKEACGIKSDRPEIIRRTLSPAHDELLAVNYLQSVEVEGRGMKQQLTYIFAQDDAPDPALIEMLIGVGFSRQRATDTAQQHGPRVEEAVTFLRSRLKSGYKVANPAGLIFDYLRNEGKYVAPAELVSEPRAIDIVNVARQVAQQEEERTLQQVESQLEDLDQKSPFDQYQELKASLSILLSAYLSKVELERLKKECESGALRALEVQRAAIAARASKTLDQYVADLRKQLGFASEA; encoded by the coding sequence ATGCGAAAACAAACCCCAGAATCTTATGAACGCAAAGATGAACGCAACCTGGCCCGGCTGGGCATCATCAGCATTCAGGCCCGGGTGGAACCCAGCACCGACACCGTGCGTTTCGTGTCCAATTTTGAAATTGACGGCAGGCCCTACAAGGTCGAATGCCTGGCCCCGGAAGGCAGGCCGCATGGCATTGACACCGATGTGATCCTGGCCATCCAGACGTTGTATGTGCGGCAGGGCTGCCCGGAAGACGGCTGGGTGCACACCACCGCTTACGAGCTGCGCGACCTCACCGGCTTGCCGGACAACGGGGAGAACTACAACCGGGTGAGGAGCAGCCTGAACCGCCTGTGGTCCACGGGCTTCAAGGTGTCTGAGGGCATCACCGAAACATCAGGCAGAAAATGGAACGTCACCACCTTGCGTTACATCGATGACCTGCGGTACCGGGAGAGCGATGATGCCTTTGGCACCAGCCAGACCCTGGACAAGAAGCACAACCTGAGGATCAAGCTGGGTTTGCAGCTCGCGGAGAGCATCCGGTCCCGTTACACCAACGTGCTTGATGGCCGGATCCTGGTGCAATTGGAGCAGCCCCCAGCCAGGGCGCTTTACAGGCTGCTGGAAGCCCACCGGGGCACCAGCACTGCTGGGAAGCGCCTGATGCAGCTCACGGTGTCCCTGAGGGACTGGAAGGAGGCCTGCGGAATCAAGAGCGACCGACCGGAAATCATCCGTCGCACCCTCTCCCCTGCTCACGATGAACTGCTGGCCGTGAACTACCTGCAGTCGGTGGAGGTGGAAGGGCGGGGCATGAAACAACAGCTCACTTACATCTTTGCCCAGGACGACGCACCGGATCCTGCCCTCATTGAGATGCTGATCGGGGTGGGGTTCAGCAGGCAGCGGGCCACCGACACCGCCCAGCAGCACGGACCCAGGGTGGAAGAAGCGGTGACCTTTCTGCGCAGTCGCCTGAAAAGCGGGTACAAGGTGGCCAACCCAGCAGGACTCATCTTCGATTACCTGCGCAACGAAGGCAAGTATGTGGCTCCTGCCGAGCTGGTCAGCGAACCCAGAGCGATTGACATCGTGAATGTGGCTCGGCAGGTGGCCCAGCAAGAAGAGGAACGCACCTTGCAGCAGGTGGAAAGCCAGCTGGAAGACCTGGATCAGAAGTCCCCTTTTGATCAATACCAGGAATTGAAGGCCAGCCTGAGCATCCTCTTGAGCGCCTACCTGAGCAAAGTGGAATTGGAGAGGCTCAAAAAGGAATGCGAGTCTGGAGCCCTGCGGGCCCTGGAAGTGCAGCGGGCAGCCATTGCAGCACGGGCCAGCAAAACCCTCGACCAGTACGTGGCAGATTTGAGGAAGCAACTGGGCTTCGCCAGTGAAGCATGA
- a CDS encoding DUF4238 domain-containing protein: protein MSNSRDHHHVPRFYLKHFRDPNGEIHHFNKENRGTGAKGPKGTGFKPDFHSINFGPYENAPDHGSLENYLNVAYENDQAKVLVEVLRHLEGPDDLPAKHRSMLAEITALMFLRSPKIKESFRPFAEQAESEEHTTLTAEAFQQAAFLDMLSSDEVRELKTRLLLRRMHVLTAAAGAFFWSSDAPVLLYLVDSQGLKRLDQEGKYGLNKPGATLALPLSPKHLLLWVNGPSVAHQRETCPASFVESVNWAEFQNATQYVYAHQPFDTKKFPFV from the coding sequence ATGTCAAATTCCAGAGACCATCACCATGTGCCCCGCTTTTACCTCAAGCATTTTCGTGACCCAAATGGTGAAATTCACCATTTCAACAAGGAAAATCGAGGCACTGGTGCCAAAGGACCAAAGGGGACGGGGTTTAAACCAGATTTTCACAGCATCAACTTTGGCCCGTATGAAAACGCACCAGACCACGGTTCGCTAGAAAATTACCTTAACGTGGCCTATGAAAACGATCAGGCCAAAGTGCTGGTCGAGGTGCTGCGACATCTGGAAGGACCAGACGATCTCCCGGCGAAACACCGTTCCATGCTGGCTGAAATCACTGCATTGATGTTTTTGCGTAGCCCCAAGATCAAAGAGAGCTTTCGACCGTTTGCAGAGCAGGCTGAGAGCGAAGAACACACCACGCTGACAGCGGAAGCTTTTCAGCAGGCAGCCTTTCTTGACATGCTCAGCAGTGACGAGGTGCGAGAACTGAAAACACGCCTGCTGCTGCGTAGAATGCATGTGCTGACCGCAGCAGCAGGGGCATTTTTCTGGTCCTCTGATGCGCCAGTGCTGTTGTATTTGGTGGATTCTCAGGGCCTCAAGCGCCTGGATCAAGAAGGCAAGTATGGCCTGAACAAACCTGGGGCCACCCTTGCGTTGCCCCTTTCCCCAAAACACCTGCTGCTGTGGGTGAATGGACCTTCTGTTGCACACCAGCGGGAAACCTGCCCTGCTTCTTTTGTGGAGTCGGTCAATTGGGCTGAATTTCAGAACGCCACCCAGTACGTGTACGCCCATCAGCCTTTTGACACCAAAAAGTTCCCCTTTGTGTGA
- a CDS encoding DUF6615 family protein produces the protein MIHKTFERLARYAWQTLEEAHELDFALGEETLTETLLLQLKRMKNPAIQVVPYNKTEESLNGADWEWWIQDGSSYHRVAVQAKKISRNGRYKSFIHEVGAAKTPQIHLLRTYALANGALPLYCLYNHHPKAKADHLNCLRGKQKDLTQLGCTLMPIDAADLVYSKTLKPEFIAIHEHSINPVPWRCLFLCGLVKKPACKFRPEHRWGILWMRLRLWLPLVKPIPREQVDVLLQRLRDAGPDAIDEPGGLLSEFFASEVGLYPKYVVIIQQDADQRSSQIEDWTF, from the coding sequence ATGATACACAAGACTTTTGAACGGCTGGCCCGATACGCCTGGCAGACCCTCGAAGAAGCCCATGAACTGGATTTTGCTCTGGGAGAAGAAACCCTCACCGAAACCTTGCTGCTGCAACTCAAACGCATGAAAAACCCAGCCATCCAGGTGGTGCCCTACAACAAAACAGAAGAATCCCTGAATGGAGCAGATTGGGAGTGGTGGATTCAGGATGGAAGCTCTTACCACAGGGTGGCAGTCCAGGCCAAGAAAATCTCCCGGAACGGCAGGTACAAAAGTTTTATCCATGAGGTCGGAGCAGCCAAAACCCCACAAATTCACCTGTTGCGCACTTATGCTCTGGCCAATGGGGCCCTGCCCCTGTACTGCCTGTACAACCACCATCCCAAGGCCAAGGCAGATCACCTGAATTGCCTGCGTGGAAAACAGAAGGACCTCACCCAGCTGGGATGCACCCTGATGCCCATTGATGCAGCGGACCTGGTCTACAGCAAAACCCTCAAGCCTGAGTTCATAGCCATCCACGAGCACTCCATCAACCCGGTGCCCTGGCGGTGCCTCTTCTTGTGTGGCCTCGTAAAAAAACCAGCTTGCAAATTCAGGCCAGAACACCGTTGGGGCATATTGTGGATGCGCCTCAGGCTATGGTTGCCACTGGTCAAGCCCATCCCCAGGGAACAGGTGGATGTCCTGCTTCAGCGCTTGAGGGATGCTGGTCCCGATGCAATCGACGAACCAGGCGGTTTGCTGTCAGAGTTCTTCGCAAGTGAAGTGGGCCTCTACCCCAAGTATGTGGTGATCATCCAACAGGATGCAGACCAACGTTCATCGCAGATTGAGGACTGGACCTTCTGA
- a CDS encoding uracil-DNA glycosylase: MLSFPQAPYALRDPEQVAARLKMRDLPHIQPLLQWLESRKESLTEQLQTPEVHLPLFDPLSGGIHTQVLLLLSDPGNRASAAKGSGFISCDNHDQTARNVFTALKESELPRGQVMCWNVVPWHKASQEPPTRAEVRIGVRELQDLLTLLPELKVVVLHGGMAQKGWTLLPEEVQARYRVFEVGHPSARNYNIRPQERAKQLQVYREVYFLTQYPWLEGTPDPL, translated from the coding sequence ATGCTTTCTTTCCCTCAAGCCCCTTATGCCCTGCGGGACCCAGAGCAGGTGGCTGCACGCCTGAAGATGCGGGACCTGCCGCACATCCAGCCGCTCTTGCAGTGGCTGGAGTCCAGAAAGGAAAGTCTGACGGAGCAGTTGCAAACGCCTGAAGTGCACCTGCCCCTCTTCGATCCCCTCTCCGGAGGCATCCACACCCAGGTGCTGCTCCTGCTCAGCGACCCCGGCAATCGGGCCTCTGCAGCCAAAGGCAGTGGTTTCATTTCCTGTGACAACCATGACCAGACAGCCCGGAATGTGTTCACGGCCCTCAAAGAAAGCGAACTCCCTCGGGGTCAGGTGATGTGCTGGAACGTGGTCCCCTGGCACAAGGCGAGTCAGGAGCCGCCCACCCGAGCGGAAGTGAGGATCGGGGTTCGGGAGTTGCAGGATCTTCTGACCCTTTTGCCTGAGTTAAAGGTGGTGGTCCTGCATGGTGGGATGGCCCAGAAAGGCTGGACCTTGCTGCCTGAGGAGGTGCAGGCCAGGTACCGGGTGTTTGAGGTGGGGCACCCCAGCGCAAGGAATTACAACATCCGGCCCCAGGAGCGCGCGAAGCAACTTCAGGTGTACCGGGAGGTGTACTTCCTCACCCAGTACCCCTGGCTGGAAGGGACACCAGATCCTCTTTGA
- a CDS encoding DUF7662 domain-containing protein, protein MKEAKHVQINPVAQHHLEQLQILTGSSQSAIVEQALAFYHLSFNPQALKSLQLDEAPLAEKGPRSKYDPIGEHLRNLTTTRTTLSFEQIEDLIHRKLPDSARTHRAWWSNSGQPHSRIWVDAGWEVDTVNFPQETVTFQKKPQEETR, encoded by the coding sequence ATGAAAGAAGCCAAACACGTACAGATCAACCCTGTTGCCCAGCACCATCTGGAACAGCTCCAGATCCTCACCGGCTCCAGCCAGAGTGCCATTGTGGAACAGGCCCTGGCCTTCTACCACCTCAGCTTCAACCCCCAGGCCCTCAAAAGCCTTCAGTTGGACGAGGCACCCCTGGCGGAGAAAGGACCGCGCTCGAAATACGACCCCATCGGTGAACACCTCAGGAACCTCACCACAACTCGCACCACCCTGAGCTTTGAGCAGATCGAGGATCTGATTCACCGCAAACTGCCCGACTCTGCCCGCACCCACCGGGCGTGGTGGTCCAACAGTGGCCAGCCCCACTCCAGAATCTGGGTGGACGCTGGCTGGGAAGTGGACACTGTGAATTTCCCTCAAGAAACCGTGACCTTCCAGAAAAAACCTCAGGAGGAAACCAGATGA